The following coding sequences lie in one Myxococcus xanthus genomic window:
- the proB gene encoding glutamate 5-kinase encodes MSSIATGRTALRSARRVVVKIGTNALTNATGRFNRQHFDALGQDLLWAAQGRELVVVSSGAIALGVERLGLPSRPRDIPGKQACAAVGQSRLMQAYEEAFAARGKAVAQVLLTHEDVQERRRYLNVKHTLERLLTAGVVPVINENDTVSVDELKFGDNDTLAGLVAGVVEADALVLLSDVEGLYTGDPRRDAGAELLATVMQVTPEVLALATGTSSGVGTGGMSTKVRAAARASDSGIHCVITSGAVPGRLRAVLEGADVGTLFEPTGSRRSARAAWIAHALRARGTLTVDAGAREAIVTGKRSLLPSGVRGVEGDFGRGDPVDLVDAEGAVFARGLAAYDANELRRIAGHHTADIEAVLGYRYLDEAVHRNDLAVL; translated from the coding sequence GTGAGTTCGATTGCCACGGGACGCACCGCCCTACGCTCGGCCCGGCGGGTGGTGGTGAAAATCGGCACCAACGCGCTGACGAACGCCACCGGACGTTTCAACCGTCAGCATTTCGATGCGCTGGGCCAGGATTTGTTGTGGGCCGCGCAGGGCCGCGAGCTGGTGGTGGTGTCCAGCGGGGCCATTGCCCTGGGGGTCGAGCGGCTGGGCCTGCCCTCGCGCCCTCGCGACATCCCAGGCAAGCAGGCGTGCGCGGCGGTGGGGCAGAGTCGGCTGATGCAGGCCTACGAAGAGGCCTTCGCCGCGCGTGGGAAGGCGGTGGCCCAGGTGCTGCTCACCCACGAGGACGTGCAGGAGCGCCGCCGCTACCTCAACGTGAAGCACACCCTGGAGCGGTTGCTGACGGCGGGCGTCGTCCCCGTCATCAACGAGAACGACACCGTCTCCGTGGACGAGTTGAAGTTCGGTGACAACGACACGCTGGCGGGGCTGGTGGCCGGCGTGGTGGAGGCCGACGCGCTCGTCCTGCTGTCGGATGTGGAGGGCCTCTACACCGGAGACCCCCGGCGCGACGCGGGCGCGGAGCTGCTGGCCACGGTGATGCAGGTGACGCCCGAGGTGCTGGCGCTCGCCACCGGCACGAGCAGCGGGGTGGGAACGGGCGGCATGAGCACCAAGGTGCGGGCGGCCGCGCGCGCGTCCGATTCTGGCATCCACTGCGTGATTACGTCCGGCGCCGTGCCCGGCCGTCTACGCGCCGTCCTGGAAGGCGCGGACGTGGGCACCCTCTTCGAGCCCACTGGCAGCCGCCGCAGCGCCCGCGCCGCGTGGATTGCCCATGCCCTGCGCGCACGCGGGACGCTCACGGTGGATGCCGGCGCGCGCGAGGCCATTGTCACCGGCAAGCGCAGCCTGCTGCCCAGCGGCGTGCGCGGCGTGGAGGGCGACTTCGGGCGCGGAGACCCGGTGGACCTGGTGGACGCGGAGGGCGCCGTGTTCGCGCGGGGGCTGGCGGCCTACGACGCCAACGAGCTGCGACGCATCGCCGGCCACCACACGGCGGACATCGAAGCGGTGCTGGGCTACCGCTACCTGGACGAGGCCGTGCACCGCAACGACCTGGCGGTGCTGTAG